The nucleotide window GACAAAGCTGTTATCAAATCTTGAGAGAAAAAAACTTCATTGCACCTGCTTATATATACACTGCAATAAAAGCAATAAAATGTAATCTCTAACACATACCTGCATATTCCTGTATTCTCTTCACTTCTGCAAAACATTGAAATAAGGTCATTGTTCTTAAAGAGACGCATTTCATAATTCTAAATCCATAGTTATATAATGAATCATAGTAAGACGAAGACTTGCCAGCAGAAGTCTTACTTACTTGGGTGTGACCTCACCGGTGATTGGTTAGCGGACAAAGAGAGGCCTAGAGCAGAAAGAAACAACGTTAACCGAACGAGGCTAAATGCATGAAGTGATTTCTCCATCTGCCACTAGATGGCACTGTAGTGTAGTGTTTGACACGTCTCACTCACAGACTGCAGGTACTTTCTGAAGCTCCTCCTTAAACTGTTCCAGTAGCTGACAGACAGAGGTGTAAATTGTTTTAGTCCCAAGGTCACAGGTCAGAGAGACACCCGTCCAGTCTTTCATTGACATGGGAATGCTGACATCGGAGTAACCCTGTTAGaaaaggcaaggcaagtttatatAGCAAATTTCATAcaacaaattaaattaatcataaaaataatcacaacaataaaagcaaggaatttaattgattttaaagggatagtttacccaaaaatgaaaattaagacctttattcatctttggaacacaaattaagatatttttaatgaaatctgggGGATTAAAACAGTTATGGTTAAACCACACAGACTATTTAACGTtatccttactatgtttctgtgccttgactgtggtacagtgttgccaagtctgtggttttcctgttgccgtgggttgtttttcatgtctgtggtttgaagcaaccccaataacgtgatatttattccctggaatgtgaattttacatTTTACCCCGCGGAACAGGATTTTTAATGGTGACTTCCCTCGAAATGCAGTTGGGCCAATTTTTGGAAAAGTTTTGAGTAGCacttgggcaggttttgttgtgaaaacctggcatcCCTGCAATGATAGTATTCttactgtctatggagggtcagaaagctctcggaattcataaaaaatatcttaatttgtgttttgaagatgaacaaaggtcttatgggtttgaaacgacatgaggcgGAGTAAtaattgacagaattttaatttctgggtgaactatctctttaaatgaaCTAAAACAGTGTAGAATAAAAGATGATTATATATACAATACAGTACAATCAGTTTGGACATAGCACAATGCTCATTCAGTAAATAAGAGAAGACCAGGAACAATTTTTAAACTTGATTTATGTAAATTAAGTCATGTTTATTTTTTCTCTGTAGTGTCTATAGTTTGTCAGATTATCAGCATTTTTAACTCCACTggccatatatatataattttattattttatattcctaaatattaaatataacagTTTTATAAACAGTATTAAATGTCTATTTATCAATTAATtgcttaaaatatattaattaacttACACATTTAATTTATCTCAAATATAGCTTTTATTTGCCAGTTTGAAAAGTAATTAATTTACTTACAAcgctttggggtcagtaaaaattttttttgaaagaaagtaatactttaatttagcaagaatgcattaaattgatcaaaagtgacagtaaagacttaatTTGAAGTCCAAATCTAAAGATTTCTCTTTTTTGAACTTTCTTTATTATatcctaaaaaaatgtttattatgcTGCACAACTCTTTGCAAtcttgaaaataataaaaatgcttttagaagattttacaaaaatacaaaaataaattacatttttttaaaaatcattcaaatggaaaacagttattggaatctaataaaaataaaataataataataatctaataataaataataatttaataactaataataatctaaaaaatatttattgtttttactgtatttttgaccaaataccTGCAGCCTGGCTGAGCATTAGATACTAAAAAAATCAAATTGTACCAACCCAAAACTTTTGATCTATagtgtgcatttttttttaataataaattgataaTTGCCAGTTATAGgaccagatttactaacagcctTCGTCAGCGCAAAGCAACTTTTTGGTTTGGCGTTAAAATAGTattgtcaggatttactaaagatgcGCAGTGAAGAGGAATTAGCGCTGAAAAGGCGTGGACACAGTTTTGCACCTGACTTTattaaatatgcatttgtaggactttccctttcagacacaaaatttatgggagagtattaaaatgaatcatgcaATGTAATTGACGACTAACGTTTGTGCTCGTCAAATTACTGTTATTTGCACCATATTTAACGCCCCCAAAAAAAGCACGTCTAAAGCAGGTGGTAATTTGCACTGCTCTTGGGAGGTtgtgctggtcattatggaacTGTTTTGGctgcgtctgtgttctttaatgtgcgcattgtcagtaaatcacacacagaattttcccctcccatcGGCGCTTTTATAGAATTGCGTGCTAGCGCTAATTAGCCCTGTTTAATAAATCTGGCTTTCACAGGATAGTTTTTGTCAGAGCAAAATATGCTGCAATGGTGTTGTGAATGATTGCTAAGGGCTTTGGTATGCGGTTGCAAAAGTGTTCTGAGTTTTAAGTGTGTTACTATGCCTCTGCCAGGATGTTGAGGTGATTTCTTATTGGCTCATGTTAAACAAACCCTACGTCTCTGACATTTGAAATAGGATAAATACTGAAGAGACTGAACAGATAAAAGGACTGTTGAGTCTGTTGCTCAGATAAAATCTGATGCCTAAAGGTAAAGGGCATGTGTATGTTGTCTTGACACATTACAAACCTTCAGTCCAGTGATGTAATTTTCAGTCTGGGCCAGTTTAGCCAGCGCTGTGCTTCTCCTCCTCAGCTCTGAGATCTCCTGCTCCAGCTCTCTGATCATGAGCTCAGCCTGGTGCTCTGCTGAGCAGCGGTTTATCTCAGTCACTTCCAGCAGCCCGGCCTGACTGCGCTCGAGAGAGCGTATCAGAGCTCCAAACAGCTGCATGCTGCGCTGCACCTCATGCTCTGACAACATCTGGAGCACAGGGGGAAGCAGAAGCACAATGATGGAAGATGTCAGTCAAAACCCTGATACTGTGTGACCAAAGGTCAGATACTTGTTATTAAATATCAGCTGACATTTAAACCATAGCCGTTTACTTTTCTCCAAGACTTTGGGGACTTTTTATGTCGTGGGATGAAGAAAGCAAGTGAAGCTATTCCGTTACTCACTTTGACACCAGCTATTGATTGTTTGATCTCCTCCACTTTCTGCATCCTCTCCTTGGTCATCTCTTGTATCTCAGTCTCTGTGATGCCTATCTTCATCTGTGTGAAAGAAAACAGGAAATGAAGCAGCAGGAAGTGCCCCAGATTTTACCGGTAAATACATGGTCGTAATGCAACATTTTAGTTCAAACAAGTGCTTAAGCAATGTCAATGCTTCATTTTTATTCACCATACAGTTTTACTCctcaaatatttacatttttaaaaatggcaGCTTTTTGACTTTGAGTAGTAGTAGTGGCTAAAGATCTCTGCCCGATTTGCTCAGTAATATTCAGTGGACACAAAAAGCATGTGAACAGTATAGACTCTTTCAGTTGACCTGTCGCAAACAGCTTGACTAACAGGCGGTCTaaccaatcataatgcagaatctgccattttgtctgacaaacaaatcgAAGACTTCTGAGACTTCATATTActctaaggtactaatatgcaccttTTAGGGTTTATTTAGACAGTTTATTGGATTAGTTAACAAAATCAAACCGAGtggtattatttattattatcttaataataataaaatatattcacaattatattaatatttatttattcgtttATTGTAAAGATACGTTTTATgtacatgtatttttattttattttattgatagcATAAGCACACTTTTCAAAcaaagaatttatttgaaataaataaattcaaataaattaataagtcaAAATCAAATAAGTTAATGTAATAAACCAGTTTGTGAAAAGTCATTGCTAAAAGTTTTGTTTGGGTttgatatttaatttatttcatttcattgatATGTAATACAATAAAATTCGCATAGATTTAAGATGACTCAAGTAAtaattttatttgatatattcatcattttattttatagatactAAGAGGTATTGATGTAGTGGatttacagtttattttattttattttattatattttattttagtcaatACCAGTTGTTACTTCTTTCTCATTTTATCCTAccttttttattctcaaagataacacaagcacacatttttatttgtttgttcattgttttgttttaaagatTAATAGCACAGGCACACTTTTCAAAcaagattttattttgtttaattttatttttattgttttgttttaaagatCAATAGCACAAGCACACTTTTCAaacaagattttatttttttgtcagtacaattttttttttcatttcatcctACCTTCTGctgttttttagttttattttcaaagacacattttgtacttttttatttgtttgtttgttttgatttaaAGATCGATAGCACAACCACACTCTTTAAAGATAGTACAACCACACTTTTCaaatattttagttaatttttttattgttttgttttaaagatCAAAAGCACAAGCACACTTTTCaaataagattttattttgtttattttttcttgttttgttttaaacatCAATAGCACAAGCACACTTTTCAAACaagatttatttaatttaatttaattaatttcttGTTAGTACTAGTTGTTGCTTCTTTCTAATCCTACCATCCTACCTTACTAttctgctgttttttgtttattttcaaagataacacaagcacacattttttgtttgtttattgttttgttttaaacatCAATAGCACAAGCACACTTTTCAaacaagattttatttattttattttattattgttttgttttaaagatTAATAGCACAGTcacacttttctttttttatgttttatttgtttgtttgtttgttttattttaatcattGATAGCACAACCACACTTTTTTAaagaagatttttattttattatttttttattgttttttttaaacatcaataGCACAAGCACACTTTTCAaacaagattttatttattttattttattattgttttgttttaaagatTAATAGCACAGTcacacttttctttttttatgttttatttgtttgtttgtttgttttattttaatcatttatagCACAACCACACTTTTTTAaagaagatttttattttataatttttttaattgtttttttttaaagatcaaTAGCACAAGCACACTTTTCAaacaagattttatttattttattttattattgttttgttttaaagatTAATAGCACAGTCacacttttttatgttttatttgtttgttttattttaatcattGATAGCACAACCacacttttttaaagaagacttttattttattattttttttatttatttattttttaaagatcaATAGCACAAGCACAGTTTTCAAacaagatttaatttaatttaattttacccAACTAACCAGTTATTGATTAATTAAAGTACACTAAGTAAAACCAGTTGGTTAAAAGTCATTGCTAAAACTCAAAAAAGGTAACTGATTTGTTTagaaattaacatattttttaaatagcttTTAGGGCCACTCtttggtttagatttttttccgtCAGTACCAGTTATAACTTATTATTCATTTCATCCTACCTTATGACTCTGCCACTCTTTCTCTGCACATGTGATGTCATGTGACTGGTGCTCCATCTGTCCACACTCAACACAAATACATTCCAGGTCAGATCGGCAGAAAAACTCCAGGTTACGGTGATGTTTTGGACAAAGAGGAACTTTCACGGCATCTGCCGCCCCACTCAGGGTATACCTTCTCATGGACAGCTGTCTGGCTAAACCAGACGGCTGGGTGTCAGCAGTACTATGAGTGTTTGGTGTGCCAGTTTGTTCAGACCCCGTTTCATCCTGAGAGGCCAGAGAATTGCTGTGAGCCCTGTGCCTTGTAAGTCTACGCTTCATTTCATCAAGAAGAATTACTGGAAGTTGCCCTGGCCTTAGTGTCCCA belongs to Garra rufa chromosome 3, GarRuf1.0, whole genome shotgun sequence and includes:
- the LOC141331333 gene encoding E3 ubiquitin-protein ligase TRIM39, translated to MPFSRSFLSEEQLLCSICLDVFDNPVSTPCGHSFCMTCISHYWDSVKHCQCPLCKQTFKRKPDLHINRTLREITEQFKHMKENPGATRGDRSGEDAEESLKKQDSVDGTLRPGQLPVILLDEMKRRLTRHRAHSNSLASQDETGSEQTGTPNTHSTADTQPSGLARQLSMRRYTLSGAADAVKVPLCPKHHRNLEFFCRSDLECICVECGQMEHQSHDITCAEKEWQSHKMKIGITETEIQEMTKERMQKVEEIKQSIAGVKMLSEHEVQRSMQLFGALIRSLERSQAGLLEVTEINRCSAEHQAELMIRELEQEISELRRRSTALAKLAQTENYITGLKGYSDVSIPMSMKDWTGVSLTCDLGTKTIYTSVCQLLEQFKEELQKVPAVCLSLSANQSPVRSHPKVKRIQEYAVAVTLDSNTAHPRLILSEDKKKVWCGERHQHAPNNRERFDRVVCVLACEGFISGRHYWEVEVGGKTDWDLGVASHSCNRKGKITVSPSNGYWFLSLRDKNNYAFRTEPSTALTLSLKPQKIGLFVDYEKGQVSFYNVDTKTHIYTFTDNFSETIYPFFSPCTNKTGKNEAPLVITPVLLD